The genomic region GATCATTCATACCAGAAGTTTTGGCGTATTTAATGTCTTCTGCCATTACGTTGGCCGTCATGGCGATAATTGGAATGTCTTTGTACTCTGGCATCGTGCGAATTTTTTGGGTTGCTGTGTAACCGTCCATTACCGGCATTTGGCAGTCCATTAAAATACAATCAAAGTGATCGGATCCTAGTAAGTCAATCGCTTCTTGTCCGTTTGTTGCAGAGGTAAATTGAATGCCGCTACGTGATAGTAATTCTTCGGCCAATTCGCGGTTGATTTCATTGTCCTCAACCAGCAATACATTGACTCCTGCAAGCTCGTAAGAAAATACGATGTCATTACTGTCATTACTGTCGTTGCTATTGCCAATAAGCGAGACAGATTGGGGACCGCACAACTGTATAATCTGATCGAATAGACTGGATGTTGTGACGGGTTTGGTTAAATAGGCTGAAATCGGTAGCTCTTCGCCAGCTTTGCGGGCTTCCTCTTGTCTATATGCCGTCACCATTATAATAGTGATAGGGGTGGTGTCTTGGGTCTGCTCAAGAATAGCTTTGCAGGTGTCTATACCATCCAGTTCCGGCATTCTCCAATCAATCAACATTAACGGGTAAGGCTGAGATTTTGCTTTAAGTGACGCTATGTACTGAACCGCTTCGTGGCCACTGCTACAGGTATGGCAGACAAGGCCAAGCGCTTCTACACTGGCTTTTAAAACCTCTCTGGCCGTGTCATTGTCATCGACAATCATTACTTGGCTTAAATTAGTATGTCTGTTTAATGCATATTGAGAAGCGACATTTTCTGTGGATTGGAATCCCACGGTAAAGTGAAAGGTGCTGCCTTTATTGTCTTCACTTTCGACCCAGATATCGCCGCCCATCAATTGAATCAGTCGTTTTGATATGGCAAGACCAAGGCCTGTGCCACCAAAGCGTCGAGTGGTTGAAGTATCGGCTTGAGAAAAGGATTTGAATAGGTTGTTTTGTTTGTCTTTGCTGATGCCTATACCGGTATCTTGAACCGAGAAGTGGATCAAGTTTTCTTGCTGATCTTGTTTTGAACAGGTGGCGCGGATGATAATTTCACCCTGTTTAGTAAATTTAACCGCATTATTGCCGAGATTAAGCAGGATTTGGCGAAGTCTAGTTGGATCTCCGACGACTTGTTGAGGGACGTTTGCGTCAATGTCTATGATCAGTTCTAGGCCTTTCTCCTCTACTTTAAGTTCAAGTACGTGCGCTACCTTGTGGATAAGGCTAGGCAGGATAAATGGCACACTCTCAATGTCCATTTTGCGCGCTTCAATTTTTGAAAAGTCCAAAATGTCATTGATAATATTGAGAAGCGATTCGGCTGAATGACTGACTTTTTCGATATAACCGCGCTGTTTGTCATTTAAGGAGGTTTGAAGAGCCAAAGAAGACATGCCAATGATGGAATTCATAGGGGTACGAATTTCATGACTCATATTGGCAAGGAATTCGCTTTTTGCCTGGTTGGCGTCCTCTGCTGCTTCTTTTGCTGTTTGCAACTCTTTGGTTTGCAAGGCAATGTCGTTTTCTAGTTTTTCTTTATATTGTGCGAGTGACTGTTGTGAGATGAACTTTTCAGTCACGTCACGCCAAGAGATAATAGTGGCGGGGCGATCATTAAATGAAATCGATAGAATGGTCATGTCGGCATGAATTAGCTCACCATCTGAACCTTTGAAAACCCACTCGGTCCTGGTATTTCCATACAAGGAAACTTGTCTTAAATGACTGTTTAAACTGGATGAGGAAAGCGCGCCGTCGGCCTGTTTATAGGGGGATATATCGCCTATTTGTTTGCCTAACAAGGCGTCTTTTTCAGAGTATTTGAGTGTTTGAACTGCCGCGTTATTACACTCTACCATTTTGTGATCCATCAAAATCCAGACTGGATCGGGAGTAAATTCAAACATAGAGCGAAAACGTTCTTCGCTTTCGATAAAACTGGAAAGTTGTCGAGTGACTCGACGAGAAATAGCCCAGGCTAATAGTAATAATATAGTGATGGAAATGCCGCTGATCCAAAGAATGCGGGTTTTCACTTCCGTTAGTTGGTTTTCAATCTTTTGGTCTAGATTTTTTGAATTAAGTTGAACAAATTCACCAATTTGATCCATTAACCTTGGTAACGGAGAAAAGGTTTTTTCCAATAAACTGATGAGCTTAATTTGTTCTTCCCCAAGAGTAATATGCTCGGTCCGTTCTTGGAAAAACCCTTTAGTTCCTAGCTTGATGACTTGTTCTGTATTATCAAAAAAGTAGCCCTCGCCAAAAAGCGTGCTGCCAAGGGCGTTTCTTTCCTGTTGTAACCTTTCTGCTGTTTCTGGATGTACCTTAGCGGATTCAGCGATGACGTAATCTAAGCGATCCAGCGATGACTTAATTTGATTGTCTTTGAGATCCGTGATGACACTTAATGAATTGGAAGCGATCATCACATTTAGTGAAACCTCTAAGGTATTAATGTCTTCCATGGCGGTATTTAGCGCAGACTCAAGGCGCGACAGGCGCAGTTTCAAATACGCTTTAGCAAGGTCATCTCTTTTCTCGTAAGGGGCGGTGTTGTATTGATAGATAAGGAAGTTTTCTTGTAAACGATTGTTGCCTGTCATGCGATAGGTAAGGCGTTTTAATTGTTGTAGTTGATTTAGTGCTTTACTTTTTAAATTGAGTTCTATTTCATCCAAATCATGCTTTGCGTTGCGAATGTGCCAGTCAGTTATTTGCTTGGCTGTGGCTAGTATATTTGGCCCTTGTTCTGCTAATTCAGAACTGATTTGTTGTGTTTCTGCATCGTTAGACTCGGTTTCAAGCGTCGCAACCGCACGATAATATAAACTAAGATTGTATTGGTTACTGACGGTAGGGACTACACCCTCTAGCAACACTTGGCGAAGCTGGTCGCGGTAAGTAGGGACGATTGCTCTTAGCTCTGCGGAGGCATCTAAGAGTTTCGTTTGCTGACTTCTTAGACCCTGTCTTTGTGCTGTGAGCTCTTGCAAGGTGATGGTTAATATTACTGCGCCTATGATGGACGATATCAAAGCGACGAATGCTAATAACCACACTAGGGGAGATATGGATAAGTGATGTCGATCTAATGTCATCATGATAAGAATCTACTAAGTCTCTCGTTTTAGTGGTGGGTTACTGTATGTCAGCATAAGACAACTCTTTTAATACACCATTGTGGATAAGTTGTATCCAAATATGTCTCTTATTTGGGTTTAGCACAGCAAGTTCGTTTTGTTCTTGAGAATCATGATAACTCTTCGCGAGTTGTTTTAAGCTATCTTCAATCTCTTGGCTGGTAGGCACGTTTTTGAGTGGCAAAAGCGCTTGCCCTACAATGAGTGCATTAATGTAACCTTCAAGTTGCATGGTTGTTGGTGGTGTAGCGTCGCCAAATCGTGCCATATCTTCTTTTAATTGTTTGATAATAGGAGCTTGAGAATTAATAAGCGAAGGTGTGGTTTGCGTGATTAATACTTTCGCCTTGGTGTCGCTAATGTGCGTTTGTAAAGCCTCTAGCCCTGTAAATGAAAAAGCGGAAAACACCGGCGAGATACCAAAGTCTTCAAGTCGCTTGATGAAGTTCGCGCTGGTGTTGTAGGTGCTGACCATAATAATGGCTTTTGGTGTGGGGAAAACGCCTAATACATCGGCAACAGAATGGCTGACTTCATCACTATTTCGCTGATGCCTAATCTGAAGTATTGATGCTGAGTCTTTTAGACCTGCGTCCGTTAGTGCTTCTATTACGCTTGCTAATCCTGCGTCTCCGTAGCTGTCTTTTTGTGCAAAAATAGCTACTTCATCCGGTCTTATCCCCAAGTCGTTCACTAGAATGTTCACTAAATAGTAGGCTTCTTCTGTATAGCTTGCCCGAGTGTTAAAAATAAAGGGAGAAGATCTCTCTGTTCGCATAGATTGCGCACCAGTGAGCGGAGATATAAGTGGTATATCGTATTTGGATAAAACACTAAGAGATGCAAGGTTCGTCGGTGTACCAACGCTACCTAACATGGCCTTTACCCCATAATCATTAATGAGAGTGGATACTTGGGAGGGGGTTCTACTAGGCTCATAACCGTCATCTAAGGGGACTAAAGATAGCTGGTAGTTGAGTTTTTTACTGTCATTGATTCGTTTAAAGCCTAACTCGATACCTCGTACGATTTGAGTGCCCATAAAAGTGTTTGGGCCAGTTAGGGGGCCAGTAAAGCCGAAGCGTAATTCCGCTGAATACGCTTTTCCACCTAATATAAAAAGGCACAGAGCTAGACAAGCAATGACTTTCAATCTCATAAATAGATGCAATCCCGTCGATACTAAAGGCAAAAACCTCAATATATCAGTCTAAGACAAAAACACAGGAATGGAATGAAAGTTTGGTAAGTAAATGTCAAAGCTGGTTACCCAGCTTTACCTTGATGAGATGGTGTCAACGCCACTGAGCGAGTCGAGCCATTTGTAAATGACGTTCTTGCTCCGCTTGGTCAACGGTGATCGGCGTAAACTGAATAATATCCCCCGGCTTTTGCTGGGCGAGAATGCTACCGCCAACACGTGTCACACAGCCCATTTTTGGGTAGCCGCCGATGGTTTGTCGGTCTTGCAGCAAGACAATTGGTTGGCCGTCTTTGGGTACTTGGATTGCGCCATAGGCGATACCTTCAGAAATAATGCCTTTTAAGTCGCTGTGAACTTCTTGCCCTTCCAAGCGGTAACCCATGCGGTCTGAGTTTGACGATACTGTGTAATCGCTAGAGAAAAAATTTGCCCGTTCCAAAGAGGAAAAAGACTGGTATTGATAACCTAAAATCACTGGGATTTCTCTGTCGCCATAATTGGGAATCGCTAAGCGTGGCACCGATCTTTGCTGATGATCAGAGTCAGCTTGATACGCTAACATATCGCCTTTTTTTAGCTTGTCACCTTTGCCCGTTAAACCGCCAATTTTTTCACGCATTACCGTGGCAACGCTACCTAGCGTTGGATCACAAAGAAAACCGCCTTTCACCGCAAGATAAGCACGCAAGCCCCAAATAGGCTGGTGGAAGGCTAAGATATCGCCTTTTTTAATGGCGTAAGTTTGCCAAGGCGTGATGCTTCTATCGTTTAGTGTTGCTCCAAGGTCCGCGCCAGTAATGGCGATGCTAGTGTTGGCTTGTGCTTCCAGAGTGAGCATGCCAAAGGTAATTTCGACTTGTGGGCTATTGTCATGGTTATCGAGCAAAGCATTGCCCCAACGAAAGGCAACTTCGTCCATCGGCCCACCCGTGGTTAACCCAATAGACTGATGGCCGTGACGACCCAAATCTTGAACCAGTGCCAATAAACCGGGTTTAATTACTTTAAAAGCCATCGAGCTGACCTCCTTGTACCAAGAACTCATCTCGAGAAATCGGCTCGAATCGAACCGAGTCCCCCATGGCGATCAGTGCGAGATTTTCACTTCCCCAATCAATTAAATTGACAGGCGTTCGGCCAATAATTTGCCAACCACCCGGCGTAACACTGGGATAAACTGCGGTTTGATTTTCTGCCAATGCCACACTACCAACCGGTACTTTTAGGCGTGGAGTGGTTTTTCTTGGAACATGAAGTTCATCGGGCGTATTCCCCAAAAAAGCAAACCCCGGCGTAAACCCAATGGCATAGGCGCGATAGGTTGTTTCACTATGACGCTGAATTATTTCGCTGATGCTCAAATGACAGTGCTTGGCAACGTCTTCGATATCAGGCCCGACTTCTTTACCGTAATAAACAG from Marinomonas rhizomae harbors:
- a CDS encoding biotin-dependent carboxyltransferase family protein codes for the protein MAFKVIKPGLLALVQDLGRHGHQSIGLTTGGPMDEVAFRWGNALLDNHDNSPQVEITFGMLTLEAQANTSIAITGADLGATLNDRSITPWQTYAIKKGDILAFHQPIWGLRAYLAVKGGFLCDPTLGSVATVMREKIGGLTGKGDKLKKGDMLAYQADSDHQQRSVPRLAIPNYGDREIPVILGYQYQSFSSLERANFFSSDYTVSSNSDRMGYRLEGQEVHSDLKGIISEGIAYGAIQVPKDGQPIVLLQDRQTIGGYPKMGCVTRVGGSILAQQKPGDIIQFTPITVDQAEQERHLQMARLAQWR
- a CDS encoding ABC transporter substrate-binding protein, yielding MRLKVIACLALCLFILGGKAYSAELRFGFTGPLTGPNTFMGTQIVRGIELGFKRINDSKKLNYQLSLVPLDDGYEPSRTPSQVSTLINDYGVKAMLGSVGTPTNLASLSVLSKYDIPLISPLTGAQSMRTERSSPFIFNTRASYTEEAYYLVNILVNDLGIRPDEVAIFAQKDSYGDAGLASVIEALTDAGLKDSASILQIRHQRNSDEVSHSVADVLGVFPTPKAIIMVSTYNTSANFIKRLEDFGISPVFSAFSFTGLEALQTHISDTKAKVLITQTTPSLINSQAPIIKQLKEDMARFGDATPPTTMQLEGYINALIVGQALLPLKNVPTSQEIEDSLKQLAKSYHDSQEQNELAVLNPNKRHIWIQLIHNGVLKELSYADIQ
- the pxpB gene encoding 5-oxoprolinase subunit PxpB — protein: MSGENLPNIEMVSNQACLLTFSRVISEATSNYIAQVTQYLVKLEGIVDLVPSYTTLLVVFDDDHYDRFAIFKTIRQTIEAIDPNDFSVKDQREVVIPVYYGKEVGPDIEDVAKHCHLSISEIIQRHSETTYRAYAIGFTPGFAFLGNTPDELHVPRKTTPRLKVPVGSVALAENQTAVYPSVTPGGWQIIGRTPVNLIDWGSENLALIAMGDSVRFEPISRDEFLVQGGQLDGF
- a CDS encoding response regulator; this translates as MMTLDRHHLSISPLVWLLAFVALISSIIGAVILTITLQELTAQRQGLRSQQTKLLDASAELRAIVPTYRDQLRQVLLEGVVPTVSNQYNLSLYYRAVATLETESNDAETQQISSELAEQGPNILATAKQITDWHIRNAKHDLDEIELNLKSKALNQLQQLKRLTYRMTGNNRLQENFLIYQYNTAPYEKRDDLAKAYLKLRLSRLESALNTAMEDINTLEVSLNVMIASNSLSVITDLKDNQIKSSLDRLDYVIAESAKVHPETAERLQQERNALGSTLFGEGYFFDNTEQVIKLGTKGFFQERTEHITLGEEQIKLISLLEKTFSPLPRLMDQIGEFVQLNSKNLDQKIENQLTEVKTRILWISGISITILLLLAWAISRRVTRQLSSFIESEERFRSMFEFTPDPVWILMDHKMVECNNAAVQTLKYSEKDALLGKQIGDISPYKQADGALSSSSLNSHLRQVSLYGNTRTEWVFKGSDGELIHADMTILSISFNDRPATIISWRDVTEKFISQQSLAQYKEKLENDIALQTKELQTAKEAAEDANQAKSEFLANMSHEIRTPMNSIIGMSSLALQTSLNDKQRGYIEKVSHSAESLLNIINDILDFSKIEARKMDIESVPFILPSLIHKVAHVLELKVEEKGLELIIDIDANVPQQVVGDPTRLRQILLNLGNNAVKFTKQGEIIIRATCSKQDQQENLIHFSVQDTGIGISKDKQNNLFKSFSQADTSTTRRFGGTGLGLAISKRLIQLMGGDIWVESEDNKGSTFHFTVGFQSTENVASQYALNRHTNLSQVMIVDDNDTAREVLKASVEALGLVCHTCSSGHEAVQYIASLKAKSQPYPLMLIDWRMPELDGIDTCKAILEQTQDTTPITIIMVTAYRQEEARKAGEELPISAYLTKPVTTSSLFDQIIQLCGPQSVSLIGNSNDSNDSNDIVFSYELAGVNVLLVEDNEINRELAEELLSRSGIQFTSATNGQEAIDLLGSDHFDCILMDCQMPVMDGYTATQKIRTMPEYKDIPIIAMTANVMAEDIKYAKTSGMNDHIAKPIHFDTMFNTLRTWIKPNINNTRAGLVSTSPDNTDTAELPDSMHIDAELGLARTLTKPLYTRLLTRFLETHTSFIDECNAAIKQGDLVLANRLAHTLKGTAATLGMIELATSAGQLENALEEANVNITPILLSVEQDLTIVLNDLRAWHTIYSHAVEKETTASQSMNQDEFKKNIEKLTTYIDKNVVEALYLAQNLLPNIASKEAYAMMAKVVAALKLYDFELAAKHLTMLIEHLEDSEK